The following nucleotide sequence is from Pristis pectinata isolate sPriPec2 chromosome 24, sPriPec2.1.pri, whole genome shotgun sequence.
ATGTCAATCATACTCCATGTGAAGAATTTCCTGATATTTATCTTAAAATTCCAACCATTTAACTGTACAAATTTGTGTTCTCTACTTTTGTAGTTTGACctagagtattggtattggtttattattgtcacttgtaccaaggtacagtgaaaaacttgtcttgcataccaattgtacaagtcaattcattacttagtgcagttacattgagttagtacagagtgaattgaggtagtatgggtaaaaacaataacagtacagagtaaagtgtcacagctacagaggaagtgcagtgcaggtaggcaataaggtgcaaggtcacaacaaggtagattgtgaagtcaagagtccatctcatcataaaagggaaccgttcaatagtcttatcacagtgggatagaagccgtccttgagcctggtggtatggcaGTAGTTGTAACCATCTAAATATATTCTATGTCATAATCATCTGCACTTTTTAGTCTTAAGATTGACTCAAAGCAATAAAACAGTGTTTGAGTGCTTTATACACAACAATTATTTCCCTGTGAATAGCTCTAGATatgtgcagtgcattttgttgtttATAAACTTAGTAACTGTGTTCCACTTTCTGTAGATCTGGGAAGCCGTACATTGTATAACGAGTTGGATGACAGTGAGAGGAGCCCATATGCTGTTGAAACACCATACGGTTTCCAGTTGGATCTGGATTTCCTCAAATATGTTGATGACATTCAGAGTGGAAACACTCTGAAGAAAGTGAGCATTCATCGTAAACCAAAGATAAGACCATCAACAAGCACCAGTGGATGGACCTCCACAGAATCGTTGTCCTCCTCGACCAGTGAGGACATAAAAGCTTTGCCAACAACACCAAAGTTTAGAACTCACACAGTTGCTTACGAAATAAAGGATCCTATATGTAATCAGCCCTCAAATGCCACGTCACCACCACCAGTCAATAGTCTTCTTCCACCTCCTTCTCCAAGGTCTTCTCTGAGGAACATTCGAGTGGAAAAGACTTTGCTGGAGACCAGTCGAAGGCTTCAGCAGGAACAGTTGACCTCTGAAGATTTACCGAGACCCGGACTGTCCAGCACTGTATCCAAGTCGGGCATAAGTTCACATTGTCAAAGCCAAAGCTCCCCATCTGCTCAACAAAACACTTCTGTGGGAAATGGTGATGTTAACCCAGTATCCAATCCATCATTCACTGGCTTCTTCAGATTTAGCCCTGTGAACTCAGGAAGGAGCTCACCAGTCACAGGTATCACACCAGGTCACCTTCAACACATCCGGGAGCAGATGGCGGCCGGCTTGAGGAGGCTGAAGGAGCTCGAAGAACAAGTGAAGATGATTCCTTGTCTGGAGAGGAAACTGACTGCAGTAAATGAAGAGAAGCAGCAGCTTATAGCAGAGCTGAAAAAAAGAAAAGGTTGTAGTCCATCTGAAGCACTTCTCCTTCGTCAGCGCTCGTACAGCACAGGGAACGTGGCTCAGTACCAGCCAGATGCCAAGAAGGTGGTGGACCTTCATATTGATTTAGCTGGTGACAACAATGAGAAAAGGTCCAGTAAAATTAAAGAGCTTAGGCGGTTAACTGAGAAGTTGACGCTTGTTGATAGGAGTAGAACGTGCTCTAAAGGCTCATCTGTGGCAACATCTCCAACCTCCCCGAACAAAAATGTGCTGTTGAAGTCCGTGGGTGTAGGGGAAGAAGTGGACATGAATGAAGTTGTCTTTTACTACAAGTCAGAGAGACCGACTGCAGAGGCAGCAGTTGGAACGGAAGTAGAAGTGACGCACGTTGGTGTTGGAGTTGTTGAAACAATGTTGGGGTTGACTACTGAGGCACAGGAGGAAAttgaatttctacaggaaattaTTGAGGGCCAGAAAGCAAATATCTCAATGATTGAAGCGGAATTGGAGGAGGCAAGTAATGAATTGAACAACTTAAAGCTGAATACACCACTTGTTACTTGCAAGAAGACAGTCGATGCCAGTGTGATGGTGCAGCCACACATGGTCAATGCCGGCATGGAAGCAAAGGTTCCAGTCATGAGTCGAGCAGTTGGCGATCACTTGGAGATTACAGATGCTTCTGTGGACTGCGCCCCACAGATGTCTAGCATAGGAGTCAGCTGCAGTTTACGAGTACAGGAGGTCTCTGTTGGTCCAGATACTCCAATTACACAAGAGGAAACTGCTGATCTACGTCTTGTGGAGAACCTGGATGTTCACAGTCAGCGTACAACTGGATTTAGACAGGACGGGTCCAGAGAAATACAGGAAGGTGACATGAAGATGAATACTATTGAACTGGCTGCAAATGACAGCAGTAAAAAATTAGAGTGCAGTCCGAGTATAGAAATAAAAGATTATGTCACCGAATTTAAGGATGGGGTGACTAGAGTGAATTTATCAAAAGACACAGTCCAAGAGAGACGTGTTGCAGTAAAACTTTGTAGCACGTCTTTGCAGGTTGTGtgtgagagaaaaacaaataCTCAGGAAGGTGAGCAAAATCCCCTGGAACCTCAGTGCACAGTCAGTCCCACTAAAGGTGAGTCTCTGGCTTAGTACTATCTCATTGTGATGTAACCATCATAGCACACCTTAAGAGTTTCTTAGGAAATAATTGATGGATCATTTTGCATTTTGAATATTaaaatctgcaggtttttaaattttaaatttaaatttttttaaaaagttttaaacatttttaaattttatttacagcatggtaacaggcccttccagcccaacgagtccgcgccacccattttaaacccaaattaacctacccgtgtgtctttggaatgtgggaggaaaccggagcacccggaggaaacttacgcagacatgggagaacgtacaaactccttacagacagcaacgggaatcgaaccccgatcgctggcgctgtaatagtgttgcgctaaccgctacactaccatgctgcccatttaacatttaacaaactccTCATTTCCATTCAATATGAATTCAGTGTTATACATCATCCAGTATCTTAGAGAAGTGTACAAACAGATGATTTGACTAGGTGAAGGGAGTTACAGAATTAGTGCTACAGGATCACCAACTTCTAACTCCCTCACAATATTTGACATGACTAGGTTATATCTTGATTAACTAATATAACAAAGAGTGGGACTGAAAGAGCTACAAGCATTCAGCAGTGCTCTTGTATTCAGAACTGAGCTTAGGTTGTAGTAGTAATGGTGTGACTTCTCCATAGTGGTGAAATTAGCTCAGGCTCCCTTGTTTTAATGCCAAGTAACTATCACAGAGATATTTCAGATGGAGTCTGTCTGTGCTAATGCTCCTGGCTGGGTTGAATTAGACAGTCTGAACTATTGCAGCAAATGACTTTTACCAATATCTTTTTAATAGGGGTCCTTAAGTCAATCATGAAAAAGAAGGATGGATCAAGCAATGCTGAGTCAAATGCaagcaaaaaaaatctacaatttGTTGGTCTTTTGAATGGAGAGTAAGTTAATATTAGCCCCAAGTTTTGTGAAATTATATTGAAGTAGATATTGAAGTTTATTGTTCTCtacatgaagagtaaaagagaataAAACGTGACAAATTAAATTATACCCTTACTTTGGATACATTGACGTGGAATACACAGTTTGGTTATTTCAGAAAAATGAAGTGTGGAAAAGTCCATGTGCTTTGATTTTATAACATTGTAAACCCTGAGTGTGAAGTTTTATCTAATTATGCTCACTACCTGAACCCTCAGGTTTAAGAATTATCTGGAAATTGCCCGACTACATTTGCTACTCATGGCCAATTGTGGATGTTTTCACAATATCCAGTCTCCTAATCACACCTTTTTGGTCTGTGATCCTGATTACCTGAGATAATATTCATATTTCATGTCTCACAATCCTTTGTTCAGTATATTGTTACATTGATGATAATTCAGACAATGGGTAATCATAAAGAAATGTGAATACAACTATCAATGGTCTTATTCCGAGATTCAGTTAGACTGGATCATTGTGGGTAACCTATTGCAGAAACTGGTGCTAGTCACAGGGAATATGCATGTCCAAAATGTAATGTGACCATGATGTTATCTCCTGTGCTTTCATTGCTGCTGTCTCTAATGGTGGTAAAAATCTAGTTGTACAAAACATGGTGTGCAGGCTGTTGTCACTTTGTAAACTATCTTATGGATGGTTACAATTACATGTCTGATCACTCTAGTTGAAAATCTGCCCATTTGATGTTATTCCATTTCAATGCCCTATCTTTGATGTGCACAGACTGCTTGACTTGGATATAAACACTGCTCAGCAATTATATGTGAAGCCCCTGCTTTTAATATTTGAATGCAGGTTAGCATGTCCAAGTAAAACAAGAGGGTAAGAAACTTAGCAAGTGTTTGCAAACGTCTAAATACAAAGCTCCAAAGTGAACATTCCTCAATTTCACTGCATtaacttgcattttttaaaattatgcattGTGGGGCTGGCACAATCTTAACAGGCCGAAGGGACTTTCCCCTTTCTGTGCATCCTTATGATTCTTAAAATAGATTTTTGACTGTGGGTGGTTTTGTGGATTGTGAACATTACATTAAGATGTGACATTCAAAGAGCTTTGAAGTCTCATAATTATAATGGGAATACTGTTACATTCAAAATTACAGATATGAAACAAGTTCAAGTGAGGAATCGAGTGGTGAGGAGAGCTCCACTGACAAAGTGATTGTAGACAGTTCGGAAAGTGAATTGGGAAATTGCAGTGAGTGTTCAGATGAGGATGGTGTTGCAAACCTGAATGACAGTGACAGCGACAACAGTGAAGGTGCTGAGCAATGCAGGAGCAAGTCTGGGAAGGAGATGCTGGAGCAGAGCAAACAGAGGGAAGTGAAGAGGATCTGTGAAGAGGAAGTCAAAGAGAAGTGAGAATAAGTTTATTAATTTGCTCAAAAGATGTATCTGCAAAATGTTTGGTATTTTTGTCCAATGCAAAAAGGAATCTACTCAGTAAGTTTCATACAATGTCTTTTGTGACTTGGGAAGTGGGAAGTTTTACTTATTAACTTATATATGACATAGAAATATAGAATGTACAGCTCTATATATAATTACCATTTAAGTTTCCTCCCCAATACCTCAGCTGgttaaagtagtgaagtaaaaaTTGCAGATCTCAAATGTCCAACAGTCACTGTGAGTTGAACTGGCTGACAGTTGTGGTCTGCACTCTATGCTGCGCTGTGAGAGGGAATATGAGCTGAGAGAGGTAAGGTGGTGCAAATTCTCCATTTCCCTATTTACGGCCTGTTGAAAACTCATCAAGGGCCACTTCAGAGGTAATTGTACCAAAAGTGGAAAAATGAACCAATGTTATGACCTCAGCTGGTAAAAATTTGTTCTAATCTGCTCTACCCTGTCATTGTTTAAATTGACTCCAATGTTTGTTGATAAAGAGAGTTCATCTGCACATTTCCTCTTTGTATTTTGAATGCTTATTTTAGTAGATACCGAACAATCACCCAAACTATCCACTCAGCAGAAAGAATTATACTACAGTGATTTAAGATAATATCTAGACTCTGCAAAAATATGTTTACGAAGAACTTCTGGCTCTGACACAGAGGGGACAAAAAGATATTGATAAAATTACATTGAAACAAGATTAGAATCAAGAATGCAGCAAAACACAAACATGCACCATTGTAACATATCATGTAAAAGGCCAGCAAAAGCAAATTGTACCAGAGAAcaaaaaagcaggaaatgctggaaatgtacagTGGATCTGTCAATAGTGTCCACAGGCAACTTAAAACGGTATGAGTTGAGTTAACCAAAATAATGTAAGTGGGCTAAGCAGAAACTACCACTGACTAGCTTATCCCTCTGGTAAGTGGGGCAACTAGAAATTCAGAACCAAATTATGTGGCTATAGTTATATTActtttaaactagttatggaaaaagacaggactagtccacaagttaaagtcctagattggggcaaggctaattttgatagcATTAGACAGGAATTTGCAAGGGTTTATTGgcagaggctgttagcaggtaaagggatgtctggcaagtgggaggcttttaaaagtgagttagggagagttcagggtcaacatgTTACTGTTTGAGTGGGGgacaaggctggcaagattatCCCCATGCCCAAGTGTGCAGTAGAAATTCTCTATCATCTCCTACCATTGTGGAAGTCATGGAGAAAATGAGTTGGGATGAAGGTCATTGTGGAATGGAGAGTCAATCACCAGAGTGGCTATGGTGGAAAGGATCATCAACTGGGAGGTGTTGGGCAGACAATTTGGTTTGTGGAGAGGAATACAGGGAACTGATCAgatggctggggagatggtgggcTTGGGGTTAGGAAGAAAATTGGGATATTTTGGCAAATGGTGGAGCTGGGGCTCGGCAGTTGCTTAGAGATGAGGCTTGAGCAGATGAGTGGGGTGTTGGGCAGCTGCTGGGTTTGGGGTCAGGCAGAAGgttggagggatggggaggaccGGGCAGGTGATTGTTAGACTTGGGCAGATGATAGGGTTGGATGGTTGGGAAGATGATTGAGAGCTGTTGTCATTATTGATGATTGGGGTCGGTAGTGAGTGGAAGGGCATAATAAGTAGCAATGGAAAGTTAAAGATGAAGAAACTAGGTACTTCAGACTCTCCTACATCAGGATGGGTGGGGTAAAGCCCCTTTTAACCAAAATGAACTGGGGCTTATGCCTCCATTTATGGCCGACTACAATGTTTTCACAGGTCTTGTAAGCCTAGTGGAATTCTGTGCAAATGAATCGAATGAGCATTGAATGACATGTTTGCATCCACGCGTGCCCAACAGCTTCTGTGCCCCAACATGTCAAATGCATGGAAGTGTTGGCAACAATATTTGCCAGTGGCTTTCTGCTCTTGACCTGAAGATAACCCTCCAAAAGCCCAATAGTTTGAGCACCCCTTTACTTCATGACAGGAGTTCATACTTGGAACATGTTAATGAAGGTTGGAGACATCAGTAACTGTGCCTCCCTACATATTTGGAACCTGACTGATCTACATTCTTGGaacatttaaaaatttttattttgctttctttcaTATGTTCTTTCATATGTTTCTTCATATGTTGATTTAATCTGACTTGTATGAACATTACTGGTCTATGGTCTAGTTTTGTTAAATGAATCATTTATTGGCGCCTGGCTTGTCTGAGAGGTTAAATGCTCCTTATCTCCTTACCTTCTTGTTTCCTGGTTTAGGGAATGTGTTTCCTTAATGTCTCCGATACACCATTTCCTTCCTGAGATCAGGGACTTGCCAGTCCTGCTAGCTGATGCAAAATTCCCAATCTCATTGTAATCCACTTCTGTGTTTTAGACCAATTTTAAACGGAGTTCAGTGCTTTGAAGTTTGGTCAGAGTTTGGAATGAAATTGGGTACACTTAAAACTCATgagtttcaaaaataatttcttaGCATCCTAGTACAGTATCTGCAAGAATCAAAGATTTATTTGATTCTgctatgaaaattatttttaaatccagTCTCCCCACTCTTCCAACAAAGCAATTCATATCATAACAACTAGCTGCCTAAAGCAGTGTTTCTCTGTTCACCTCTGAATTTTTCATCAGTTATCTTGAATCTGTGTCCTTTATTTACTGATCCTTCTTCCtcaggaaacagtttctcctgacATACTCTATTAAAACCTGTCATGACATGATAGCTCTTTGTCAACCCTCACCCTAACCTTCTCTGTTCCTAGGAGAACAATGCTAGAGTCAGGAGGTTCCCTAAGTGACTGACCATCGTAGTAAATCTCTTCATCACCCTCCACCAAGTCTTGTCAGCCTTCCTGTAGTTTGCTGTCCAAATAACATCCTGCTGTGGAGAGGACTTCAGCCAATGTTTTTGTTAAGATTTAACAAAActttcttgcttttgtactctgcttGTAATACCAAAGGTTGGAAGGCTTGATTAGGTAGTGGTATAAAGCTCGCAATATATTTTGGGTTTTATTAAACACATCATCCGCCTTGTGTATTAAAGGTTTCTGGACATTGTTTCCATCCTCTGCTTTTTGTTTTTGGCAGATTTGAGTTGAGTCCAAAGATGCGTGAAGTCTGCCTGATCCTGAAAAATCATTTCAATGACCCAGGCCCGGTGAAGAGCAAGGAAGTGGTGAGTTTCCTCATGTGTCACTGCTATAATGTTGCGTGTGATATTATTGGTGCTGGATGATGCCAAGGAGAACTGATTTAGAAGTTTGTGTCAGGTGTAGATAAGACCCTGGCAACAGAGTCAGAAGGTTCTGGCTACATTTTCCACTGCAGAGACTCGAGGACAAGCTGACATTCCAGTGTAGTTGTAAAGGAGTGCTGCAATGTTGCAAGTGCCTTTGTTCAGTTCAGATGTTAAAATAAACCCTTTCTTATTTCCTCTGGTGTTGATATTAAAAAAATGGTGGCATTATTTTAAAGAACAAAGGAATTCTTCCAGAGGTCCTGTCCAGTATTTATCCTTAAATCAACAACATTGTAACAAATTAtctgttattatcacatctgTATGgagggtagaggggagatctGTCTATGGGAGCTTGGCACAAATTCGTGGCCAGTTTCCAATATTATTACAGTGACAatgcttcaaaaatacttcattgacaaGCTAATGTTTTACAGAGCTCTATTGCTCTTAAGTCAGAAGGAACTCAACATCATTGATTGAAGTACAGGTTAATCTCTCACCCACGCTGTTCTGGTACTCCCAGAGAAACTAGCCACAATAATTCAGAGGGGACAA
It contains:
- the LOC127582431 gene encoding KN motif and ankyrin repeat domain-containing protein 1-like; the encoded protein is MAQPARMNLSIRDLGSRTLYNELDDSERSPYAVETPYGFQLDLDFLKYVDDIQSGNTLKKVSIHRKPKIRPSTSTSGWTSTESLSSSTSEDIKALPTTPKFRTHTVAYEIKDPICNQPSNATSPPPVNSLLPPPSPRSSLRNIRVEKTLLETSRRLQQEQLTSEDLPRPGLSSTVSKSGISSHCQSQSSPSAQQNTSVGNGDVNPVSNPSFTGFFRFSPVNSGRSSPVTGITPGHLQHIREQMAAGLRRLKELEEQVKMIPCLERKLTAVNEEKQQLIAELKKRKGCSPSEALLLRQRSYSTGNVAQYQPDAKKVVDLHIDLAGDNNEKRSSKIKELRRLTEKLTLVDRSRTCSKGSSVATSPTSPNKNVLLKSVGVGEEVDMNEVVFYYKSERPTAEAAVGTEVEVTHVGVGVVETMLGLTTEAQEEIEFLQEIIEGQKANISMIEAELEEASNELNNLKLNTPLVTCKKTVDASVMVQPHMVNAGMEAKVPVMSRAVGDHLEITDASVDCAPQMSSIGVSCSLRVQEVSVGPDTPITQEETADLRLVENLDVHSQRTTGFRQDGSREIQEGDMKMNTIELAANDSSKKLECSPSIEIKDYVTEFKDGVTRVNLSKDTVQERRVAVKLCSTSLQVVCERKTNTQEGEQNPLEPQCTVSPTKGVLKSIMKKKDGSSNAESNASKKNLQFVGLLNGEYETSSSEESSGEESSTDKVIVDSSESELGNCSECSDEDGVANLNDSDSDNSEGAEQCRSKSGKEMLEQSKQREVKRICEEEVKEKFELSPKMREVCLILKNHFNDPGPVKSKEVMSSLNALQQEWFRISSQKSASPQTVADYLMGFAEMSPAILTHVVNLSDANGNTALHYCVSHSNFKIVRLLLDTGVCNVDWQNKAGYTAIMLAALAAMETEAEMKIVKQLFSLGNVNAKASQAGQTALMLAVSHGRIEMVKALLDCGADVNSQDNEGSTSLMCACEHGRLEIVKVLLDQPACNISLTDNDGSNALSIALEANNKEIAVLLTARRKFESSSQVTP